One part of the Streptomyces sp. NBC_00286 genome encodes these proteins:
- a CDS encoding sensor histidine kinase, with product MQRLYDFLRRHPMWVDSFWAVLLLGISVLGGSVTEEARGAELPAVTFPIMILLSLVVALRRRMPEKMLILALLLGLVQLIADTGTLPANFAFLVIIYTVAADGARWASRIALTSGLCAAPVAQMRWPADQGVGSSIAIVIFQTVPFALAWVLGDSVRTRRAYLSQLEERADRLEREREAQSKVAVAAERARIARELHDVVAHNVSVMVVQADGAAYVLDTAPDQAKKALETISGTGRQALAEMRRLLGVLRTGEHQESGEYVPQPDVDQLDDLIEEVRTAGLPVDYKIEGTPRPLPSGVELTAYRIVQEALTNTRKHGGSNVGASVRLVYFDDGLGLLVEDDGKGAPHELYEDGGIDGRGHGLIGMRERVGMVGGTLDAGPRPGGGFRISALLPLKPAN from the coding sequence GTGCAGCGCCTCTATGACTTCCTCCGCAGGCACCCGATGTGGGTCGACAGCTTCTGGGCCGTCCTCCTGCTCGGGATTTCTGTGCTGGGCGGATCGGTGACGGAGGAGGCCCGAGGGGCCGAACTTCCGGCCGTCACGTTTCCGATCATGATCCTCCTGAGCCTGGTGGTCGCGCTGCGCCGCCGAATGCCGGAGAAGATGCTGATCCTGGCGCTGCTGCTCGGCCTGGTGCAGCTGATCGCGGACACAGGGACGCTGCCCGCCAACTTCGCCTTCCTGGTGATCATTTACACGGTCGCGGCGGACGGCGCCCGCTGGGCCTCCCGGATCGCGCTGACCTCCGGCCTGTGCGCCGCTCCCGTCGCACAAATGCGCTGGCCGGCCGATCAGGGCGTCGGGAGCAGCATCGCCATAGTGATCTTCCAAACCGTTCCGTTCGCGCTCGCCTGGGTGCTCGGCGACTCGGTCCGCACCCGCCGCGCCTACCTCTCGCAGCTGGAGGAGCGCGCCGACCGGCTGGAGAGGGAGCGCGAGGCCCAGTCCAAGGTCGCGGTCGCCGCGGAGCGGGCCCGGATCGCCCGCGAGCTGCACGACGTGGTCGCGCACAACGTGTCGGTGATGGTGGTGCAGGCCGACGGGGCCGCGTACGTCCTGGACACCGCCCCCGACCAGGCCAAGAAGGCCCTGGAGACCATCTCGGGAACGGGCCGTCAGGCCCTCGCCGAAATGCGCCGCCTGCTCGGCGTGCTGCGCACCGGCGAGCACCAGGAGAGCGGCGAATACGTCCCCCAGCCCGACGTCGACCAGCTCGACGACCTCATCGAGGAGGTCCGTACGGCCGGTCTCCCCGTCGACTACAAGATCGAGGGCACCCCGCGGCCGCTGCCGAGCGGCGTCGAGCTCACCGCGTACCGCATCGTCCAGGAGGCGCTCACCAACACGCGCAAGCACGGGGGGTCCAACGTCGGCGCGAGCGTGCGCCTGGTCTACTTCGACGACGGCCTCGGGCTGCTCGTCGAGGACGACGGGAAGGGCGCCCCGCACGAGTTGTACGAGGACGGTGGCATCGACGGCAGGGGACACGGCCTGATCGGCATGCGGGAGCGCGTCGGTATGGTCGGCGGCACCCTGGACGCGGGGCCGCGCCCGGGCGGCGGCTTCCGGATCAGTGCCCTGCTCCCGCTCAAGCCCGCCAATTGA
- a CDS encoding response regulator transcription factor, giving the protein MPIRVMLVDDQVLLRTGFRMVLAAQPDMEVVAEAGDGVEALQVLRSTTVDVVLMDVRMPKLDGVETTRRICLEPDPPKVLILTTFDLDEYAFSGLKAGASGFMLKDVPPGELLAAIRAVHSGDAVVAPSTTRRLLDRFAPMLPSGGKEPQHKELERLTDREREVMILVAQGLSNGEIAARLVLSEATVKTHVGRILTKLGLRDRVQVVVLAYETGLVRAGGQG; this is encoded by the coding sequence ATGCCGATCCGCGTGATGCTCGTCGACGACCAGGTGCTGCTGCGCACCGGGTTCCGGATGGTGCTCGCCGCCCAGCCGGACATGGAGGTCGTCGCGGAGGCGGGCGACGGTGTCGAGGCCCTCCAGGTGCTGCGTTCGACCACCGTCGACGTCGTCCTGATGGACGTACGCATGCCGAAGCTGGACGGCGTGGAGACGACCCGCCGTATCTGCTTGGAGCCGGACCCGCCGAAGGTGCTGATCTTGACCACCTTCGACCTCGACGAGTACGCCTTCTCCGGGCTGAAGGCGGGCGCCTCCGGCTTCATGCTCAAGGATGTGCCGCCCGGCGAACTCCTCGCCGCGATCCGCGCCGTCCACAGCGGCGACGCGGTGGTCGCGCCCTCCACGACCCGCCGCCTCCTGGACCGGTTCGCGCCGATGCTGCCGAGCGGCGGCAAGGAGCCCCAGCACAAGGAGCTGGAGCGGCTGACCGACCGGGAGCGCGAGGTGATGATCCTGGTCGCGCAGGGCCTGTCGAACGGCGAGATCGCCGCCCGCCTCGTCCTCTCGGAGGCGACGGTCAAGACGCACGTGGGGCGCATCCTCACCAAGCTGGGGCTGCGGGACCGGGTGCAGGTCGTGGTCCTGGCGTACGAGACGGGTCTTGTACGGGCCGGGGGACAGGGCTGA
- a CDS encoding AAA family ATPase — protein MLLWINGPFGGGKTQTAHEIQRRLPGSVICDPEHAGFGLRRMLPPELRGNFQDLVSWRQGVVEVLDLALAKHDGVVIAPMTVTDFGYFDETVGRLREKGHDVRHFSLLAQRETVLKRLRERGFGHLLQYVAGKGAPLRRESWAVEQLDHCLERLREPEFAEHLWTDDTTVPKTADRIAVLAGLTLTPNKEGALRTRLRQIRVGVKHIRFD, from the coding sequence ATGCTCCTGTGGATCAACGGCCCCTTCGGGGGCGGCAAGACACAGACCGCACACGAGATCCAGCGCCGTCTGCCCGGCAGCGTCATCTGCGACCCGGAGCACGCCGGCTTCGGGCTCCGCCGCATGCTGCCGCCCGAACTGCGCGGAAACTTCCAGGACTTGGTGTCCTGGCGCCAGGGCGTCGTCGAGGTGCTCGACCTCGCCCTCGCCAAGCACGATGGCGTGGTGATCGCCCCCATGACCGTCACGGACTTCGGCTACTTCGACGAGACCGTCGGGCGGCTGCGCGAAAAGGGCCACGACGTACGGCACTTCTCGCTCCTCGCCCAGCGCGAGACCGTCCTGAAGCGGCTGCGCGAGCGCGGCTTCGGCCACCTCCTCCAGTACGTCGCCGGCAAGGGTGCCCCCTTGCGCAGGGAGAGTTGGGCGGTGGAGCAGCTCGACCACTGCCTGGAGCGGCTGCGCGAGCCGGAGTTCGCCGAGCACCTGTGGACGGACGACACGACAGTCCCCAAGACCGCCGACCGGATCGCCGTACTGGCCGGGCTGACGCTCACGCCGAACAAGGAGGGGGCGTTGCGGACGCGGCTGCGGCAGATACGGGTCGGGGTCAAGCACATCCGGTTCGACTGA
- a CDS encoding threonine aldolase family protein has protein sequence MSDTAEQREAESAQEGPEQSAEQQQAQRWAAVRGAERTLWRPGFHATVGERLARLMEAAPGVYDLDQPVDVFGDGIVETLEERVAGLLGKEAAAFFPTGTMAQQVALRCWAGRTGNPVVALHPLAHPEVHERDAFSAVSGLRTVHLTYEPRLPTAEEIRDFEEPFGALMLELPLRDAGFMLPSWEGLSELVDAARERDAVVHFDGARLWECTPHFGRPLEEIAGLADSVYVSFYKSLGGLGGAALAGPRTLVDEAKAWRHRYGGQVFQQFPTALSALIGLEKELPRLPEYVAHARVVAAALREGFRAAGVPWSRVHPEEPHTHEFRVWLAYDHEKLNEAVVRQVEETKTALFRRWFPDRVPGLSVTEVAVAEAGLEWTAEDVRKAVADFVARLPRSGA, from the coding sequence ATGAGCGATACGGCGGAGCAGCGCGAGGCAGAGTCGGCGCAAGAGGGCCCGGAGCAGTCGGCCGAGCAGCAGCAGGCGCAGCGGTGGGCTGCCGTCCGAGGGGCCGAACGAACACTGTGGCGGCCCGGTTTCCACGCCACGGTCGGCGAGCGGCTGGCACGGCTGATGGAGGCGGCGCCAGGGGTGTACGACCTGGACCAGCCGGTGGACGTGTTCGGCGACGGGATCGTCGAGACCCTGGAGGAGCGGGTCGCGGGCCTCCTCGGCAAGGAGGCCGCCGCCTTCTTCCCCACCGGCACCATGGCCCAGCAGGTCGCGTTGCGCTGCTGGGCGGGCCGTACCGGCAACCCCGTAGTGGCCCTGCATCCGCTCGCCCACCCCGAGGTGCACGAACGCGACGCCTTCTCCGCGGTGAGCGGTCTGCGGACCGTCCATCTGACGTACGAGCCCCGGCTGCCCACCGCCGAGGAGATACGGGACTTCGAGGAGCCCTTCGGGGCCCTGATGCTCGAACTGCCTCTCCGGGACGCCGGTTTCATGCTGCCCTCCTGGGAGGGGCTCTCCGAGCTGGTGGACGCGGCGCGGGAGCGCGACGCGGTGGTCCACTTCGATGGGGCACGTCTGTGGGAGTGCACCCCGCATTTCGGGCGCCCCCTGGAGGAGATCGCAGGCCTCGCGGACAGCGTGTACGTGTCGTTCTACAAGTCCCTGGGAGGGCTGGGCGGCGCGGCGCTCGCGGGCCCGCGGACCCTCGTCGACGAGGCGAAGGCCTGGCGGCACCGGTACGGCGGCCAAGTCTTCCAGCAGTTCCCGACGGCCCTGTCGGCGCTGATCGGCCTGGAGAAGGAGCTGCCCCGGCTGCCGGAATACGTGGCCCACGCGCGCGTGGTCGCCGCGGCGCTGCGCGAGGGCTTCAGGGCGGCGGGCGTCCCCTGGAGTCGCGTCCACCCCGAGGAGCCGCACACGCATGAGTTCCGGGTGTGGCTGGCGTACGACCACGAGAAGCTCAACGAGGCGGTCGTACGGCAGGTCGAGGAGACCAAGACGGCACTGTTCCGTCGTTGGTTCCCGGACAGGGTGCCGGGGCTGTCGGTCACGGAGGTGGCGGTGGCCGAGGCGGGCCTGGAGTGGACCGCGGAGGACGTCAGGAAGGCCGTAGCCGACTTCGTGGCGCGGCTGCCCCGCTCGGGAGCCTGA
- a CDS encoding Rossmann-like and DUF2520 domain-containing protein, with translation MSTVPQPDPKDRPARLTVGVVGAGRVGPALAASLQLAGHRPVAVSGVSDASVRRAAQLLPDVPLVTPAQVMERAELVLLTVPDDALPGLVEGLAETGAVRPGQLLVHTSGRYGAKVLDPALRAGALPLALHPAMTFTGTPVDVQRLAGCSFGVTAPEELRLAAEALVIEMGGEPEWIAEAARPLYHAALALGANHLVTLVAESMELLRTAGVEAPDRMLGPLLGAALDNALRSGDAALTGPVARGDAGTVAAHIAELRKHAPGAVAGYLAMARATADRALAHGLLKPELAEDLLGVLADGTDGTEGDAR, from the coding sequence GTGAGTACAGTCCCACAACCAGACCCCAAGGACCGCCCCGCGCGGCTCACCGTCGGCGTCGTCGGTGCCGGCCGCGTGGGGCCCGCTCTTGCCGCGTCGTTGCAGCTCGCCGGGCATCGGCCGGTGGCCGTCTCCGGGGTCTCGGACGCCTCCGTACGGCGTGCGGCCCAGCTCCTGCCCGACGTACCGCTGGTGACGCCCGCGCAGGTCATGGAGCGGGCCGAGCTCGTGCTCCTGACGGTCCCGGACGACGCCCTGCCGGGGCTGGTCGAGGGGCTCGCCGAGACGGGTGCCGTACGGCCGGGGCAGCTGCTCGTGCACACTTCCGGGCGGTACGGCGCGAAGGTGCTGGACCCCGCGCTGCGGGCCGGTGCGCTGCCGTTGGCGTTGCATCCCGCGATGACGTTCACCGGCACTCCTGTGGACGTACAGCGGCTTGCCGGGTGCTCTTTCGGGGTCACCGCGCCCGAGGAGCTGCGGCTGGCCGCTGAGGCGCTGGTCATCGAGATGGGCGGCGAGCCCGAGTGGATCGCCGAGGCCGCCCGGCCGCTGTACCACGCGGCCCTCGCGCTCGGCGCCAACCACCTGGTGACCCTGGTCGCCGAGTCCATGGAGCTGCTGCGTACGGCGGGCGTGGAGGCCCCCGACCGGATGCTGGGTCCGCTGCTCGGCGCGGCCCTGGACAATGCCCTCAGGTCCGGCGACGCGGCCCTCACAGGACCCGTCGCGCGCGGTGACGCGGGTACGGTCGCCGCGCACATCGCGGAGTTGCGCAAGCACGCGCCGGGAGCCGTGGCCGGCTATCTGGCGATGGCCCGCGCGACCGCCGACCGCGCCCTCGCCCACGGATTGCTGAAGCCGGAGCTCGCAGAGGACCTTCTCGGGGTACTGGCAGACGGGACCGACGGCACCGAGGGAGACGCCCGATGA
- the panC gene encoding pantoate--beta-alanine ligase, with amino-acid sequence MTNALLRTADGLHARVRTGRRAVVMTMGALHEGHATLIRTARGIAGGDGEVVVTVFVNPLQFGAGEDLDRYPRTLDADVKIAEQAGADVVFAPSVDEVYPGGEPQVRISAGPMGERLEGAARPGHFDGMLTVVAKLLHLTRPDVALYGQKDAQQLALIRRMVRDLNFGVEIVGVPTVREEDGLALSSRNRYLSAAERRTALALSQALFAGSDRHAAQEALRARAREVPTTHARAEALSALGESRAAADAHAVAKAVPGGPAAVRAAARLVLDDAARMHPPLALDYLALVDPSDFTEIPDDYTGEAILAVAARVGTTRLIDNIPLTFGAAS; translated from the coding sequence ATGACCAACGCCCTGCTGCGCACCGCCGACGGGCTCCACGCGCGCGTGCGCACCGGACGCCGTGCCGTCGTGATGACCATGGGCGCCCTGCACGAGGGCCACGCGACCCTGATCCGCACCGCCCGCGGGATCGCGGGCGGCGACGGAGAGGTCGTCGTCACGGTCTTCGTGAACCCCCTCCAGTTCGGCGCGGGCGAGGACCTCGACCGTTACCCGCGCACCTTGGACGCCGACGTGAAGATCGCCGAACAGGCGGGCGCGGACGTCGTGTTCGCCCCCTCCGTGGACGAGGTCTACCCGGGCGGCGAGCCCCAGGTCCGTATCAGCGCGGGCCCCATGGGCGAGCGCCTGGAGGGTGCCGCACGGCCCGGCCACTTCGACGGCATGCTCACCGTCGTCGCCAAGCTGCTGCACCTGACCCGCCCCGATGTGGCGCTGTACGGGCAGAAGGACGCCCAGCAGCTCGCCCTGATCCGCCGCATGGTGCGCGATCTGAACTTCGGGGTGGAGATCGTCGGCGTACCGACGGTGCGCGAGGAGGACGGCCTCGCCCTGTCCAGCCGTAACCGCTACCTCTCGGCCGCCGAGCGCCGCACCGCGCTCGCCCTCTCCCAGGCCCTGTTCGCGGGCAGCGACCGGCACGCCGCACAGGAGGCCCTACGCGCGCGTGCCCGCGAAGTGCCCACCACGCACGCGCGTGCCGAGGCCCTCAGCGCGCTGGGCGAGTCCCGCGCCGCGGCCGACGCGCACGCCGTCGCCAAAGCGGTGCCGGGCGGCCCCGCCGCGGTCCGCGCCGCCGCCCGCCTCGTCCTCGACGACGCCGCCCGTATGCACCCCCCGCTCGCCCTGGACTACTTGGCGCTGGTCGATCCGTCCGACTTCACCGAGATCCCGGACGACTACACCGGCGAGGCGATCCTCGCCGTCGCCGCCCGGGTCGGGACGACCCGGCTGATCGACAACATTCCGCTGACCTTCGGAGCCGCCTCGTGA
- a CDS encoding L-aspartate oxidase translates to MRPPVSHHHPQTRALRAHPRLNAPAPGWFIAADVVVVGSGVAGLTAALRCDAAGLRTVVVTKAMLDDGSTRWAQGGIAAALGEGDTPEQHLDDTLVAGAGLCDEQAVRLLVTEGPDAVRRLIATGAHFDESEQGDLELTREGGHHRRRIAHAGGDATGAEISRALVEAVRARGLRTIENALVLDVLTDADGRTAGVTLHVMGEGQHDGVGAVHAPAVVLATGGMGQVFSATTNPSVSTGDGVALALRAGAEVSDLEFVQFHPTVLFLGPDAEGQQPLVSEAVRGEGAHLVDADGVRFMVGQHELAELAPRDIVAKGIMRRMQEQGAEHMYLDARHFGADMWEHRFPTILAACRAHGIDPVTEPVPVAPAAHYASGGVRTDSQGRTTVPGLYACGEVACTGVHGANRLASNSLLEGLVYAERIAADIATRREENRLYARVPAPVAYPEQPVHPLLDPEARFAIQRVMSDGAGVLRSAESLERAADRLEQLHSDARDALAENGKTAEPGVDTWESTNLLCVARVLVAAARLREETRGCHWREDHADRDDNKWSRHIVVRLNPDRTLAVHTTDTADFPPTRQPRPTRTPQEQ, encoded by the coding sequence ATACGCCCGCCCGTCTCCCACCACCACCCTCAAACGAGAGCGCTCCGCGCTCACCCCCGTTTGAACGCCCCCGCCCCTGGCTGGTTCATCGCCGCCGACGTCGTGGTCGTCGGCTCCGGAGTCGCCGGACTCACCGCGGCCCTGCGCTGCGACGCCGCCGGGCTGCGGACCGTCGTCGTCACCAAGGCCATGCTCGACGACGGCTCCACGCGCTGGGCGCAGGGCGGCATCGCGGCGGCCCTCGGCGAGGGCGACACCCCCGAGCAGCACCTGGACGACACGCTGGTGGCGGGCGCGGGCCTGTGTGACGAGCAGGCGGTACGCCTTCTCGTCACCGAGGGCCCCGACGCCGTACGTCGCCTTATCGCGACCGGCGCCCACTTCGACGAGTCCGAGCAGGGCGACCTGGAGCTCACCCGCGAGGGCGGCCACCACCGCCGCCGTATCGCGCACGCGGGCGGCGACGCGACGGGCGCCGAGATCTCCCGGGCCCTTGTCGAGGCGGTACGCGCGCGTGGGCTGCGTACGATCGAGAACGCCCTGGTCCTGGACGTGCTGACGGACGCCGACGGCCGCACCGCGGGCGTCACGCTGCATGTCATGGGAGAGGGCCAGCACGACGGCGTGGGAGCCGTTCATGCACCCGCCGTGGTCCTCGCCACCGGCGGCATGGGCCAGGTCTTCTCGGCGACCACCAACCCGTCCGTGTCCACCGGGGACGGCGTCGCGCTCGCCCTGCGCGCCGGGGCCGAGGTCAGCGACCTGGAGTTCGTGCAGTTCCACCCGACCGTGCTGTTCCTCGGCCCGGACGCCGAGGGTCAGCAGCCGCTGGTCTCCGAGGCGGTACGGGGCGAGGGCGCCCACCTCGTCGACGCGGACGGCGTGCGCTTCATGGTCGGCCAGCACGAGTTGGCCGAACTCGCTCCCCGGGACATCGTCGCCAAGGGCATCATGCGGCGCATGCAGGAGCAGGGCGCCGAGCACATGTACCTGGACGCCCGGCACTTCGGCGCCGACATGTGGGAGCACCGATTCCCCACGATCCTCGCCGCCTGCCGCGCCCACGGCATCGACCCGGTCACCGAGCCCGTCCCGGTCGCCCCGGCCGCCCACTACGCCTCCGGAGGCGTCCGCACGGACTCCCAGGGCCGTACGACGGTCCCCGGGCTGTACGCGTGCGGGGAGGTGGCCTGCACGGGGGTGCACGGCGCCAACCGGCTCGCCTCCAACTCCCTCCTGGAGGGCCTCGTCTACGCCGAGCGCATCGCGGCCGACATCGCCACGCGCCGCGAGGAAAACCGCCTCTACGCGCGCGTGCCCGCGCCGGTTGCCTACCCGGAGCAGCCCGTCCACCCGCTCCTCGACCCCGAGGCGCGGTTCGCGATCCAACGGGTCATGAGCGACGGTGCCGGCGTCCTGCGGTCCGCCGAGTCCCTGGAGCGGGCGGCCGACCGCCTCGAGCAACTGCACTCCGACGCCCGCGACGCACTCGCCGAGAACGGCAAGACCGCCGAGCCCGGCGTCGACACCTGGGAGTCCACCAACCTCCTGTGCGTGGCCCGCGTCCTGGTCGCCGCCGCCCGCCTGCGCGAGGAGACCCGAGGCTGCCACTGGCGCGAGGACCACGCCGACCGCGACGACAACAAGTGGTCCCGCCACATCGTCGTACGGCTGAATCCGGACCGAACCCTCGCCGTACACACCACCGACACAGCAGACTTCCCCCCGACACGGCAGCCCCGGCCGACCCGCACTCCCCAGGAGCAGTGA
- the nadC gene encoding carboxylating nicotinate-nucleotide diphosphorylase: MTAVSSTPDLPLLSSGGCGDGCGCGAAGAEDEYDTDPMECGLDPALAALLADAGLDPVEVEDIAHLAIDEDLDHGVDVTTVATIPEEAVSTADFTAREAGVVAGLRIAEAVVSVVCTDEFEVERHVDDGDRVAAGQKLLSITSRTRDLLTAERSALNLLCRLSGIATATRAWADVLEGTKARVRDTRKTTPGLRSLEKFAVRCGGGVNHRMSLSDAALVKDNHVVAAGGVAQAFKAVRETFPDVPIEVEVDTLDQLREVVDAGADLILLDNFTPGECEEAVALVDGRAYLEASGRLTLDNAAAYARTGVDYLAVGALTHSSPILDIGLDLRAAE; this comes from the coding sequence GTGACAGCAGTGAGCAGCACCCCCGACCTTCCCCTCCTCTCCAGCGGTGGCTGTGGCGACGGCTGCGGCTGTGGTGCCGCAGGTGCCGAAGACGAGTACGACACCGATCCCATGGAGTGCGGCCTAGACCCGGCCCTCGCGGCCCTCCTCGCCGACGCCGGGCTCGACCCCGTCGAGGTGGAGGACATCGCGCACCTGGCCATCGACGAGGATCTCGACCACGGCGTGGACGTCACCACGGTCGCGACCATCCCCGAAGAGGCCGTCTCCACCGCCGACTTCACCGCCCGTGAGGCGGGCGTCGTGGCGGGCTTGAGGATCGCCGAGGCGGTCGTCTCGGTGGTCTGCACGGACGAGTTCGAGGTCGAGCGCCACGTCGACGACGGCGACCGCGTGGCGGCAGGGCAGAAGCTCCTGAGCATCACCAGCCGAACCCGCGACCTCCTGACGGCCGAACGCAGCGCCCTGAACCTCCTGTGCCGCCTCTCCGGCATCGCGACCGCCACGCGCGCGTGGGCGGACGTTCTGGAGGGCACGAAGGCGCGCGTGCGCGACACCCGCAAGACGACGCCCGGACTGCGCTCCCTGGAGAAGTTCGCGGTGCGCTGCGGCGGCGGCGTCAACCACCGCATGTCCCTCTCGGACGCGGCCCTGGTCAAGGACAACCACGTGGTCGCCGCGGGCGGCGTCGCCCAGGCCTTCAAGGCCGTACGGGAGACCTTCCCGGACGTACCGATCGAGGTCGAGGTCGACACTCTGGACCAGCTCCGCGAGGTCGTGGACGCGGGCGCCGATCTGATCCTCCTGGACAACTTCACGCCCGGAGAGTGCGAGGAAGCCGTCGCCCTGGTCGACGGCCGCGCGTACCTGGAGGCCTCGGGCCGCCTCACCCTGGACAACGCGGCGGCGTACGCGCGCACCGGCGTCGACTACCTCGCCGTGGGCGCCCTCACCCACTCCTCGCCGATCCTCGACATCGGCCTCGACCTGCGAGCGGCGGAGTAG
- a CDS encoding type III pantothenate kinase — MLLTIDVGNTHTVLGLFDGDDIVEHWRISTDARRTADELAVLLQGLMGMHPLLGDELGDGIDGIAICATVPSVLHELREVTRRYYGDVPAILVEPGVKTGVPILMDNPKEVGADRIINAVAAVELYGGPAIVVDFGTATTFDAVSARGEYVGGVIAPGIEISVEALGVRGAQLRKIEVARPRSVIGKNTVEAMQSGIIYGFAGQVDGVVNRVARELATDPDDVTVIATGGLAPMVLGESSVIDEHEPWLTLIGLRLVYERNVSRS, encoded by the coding sequence ATGCTGCTGACCATCGACGTGGGCAACACCCACACCGTCCTCGGCCTCTTCGACGGCGACGACATCGTCGAGCACTGGCGCATCTCGACGGACGCACGCCGCACGGCCGACGAGCTGGCCGTGCTCTTGCAGGGCCTCATGGGCATGCACCCGCTCCTCGGCGACGAACTGGGCGACGGCATCGACGGCATCGCGATCTGCGCCACCGTCCCCTCCGTCCTGCACGAGCTCCGCGAAGTCACCCGCCGCTACTACGGCGACGTCCCCGCCATCCTCGTCGAGCCCGGCGTCAAGACCGGCGTGCCGATCCTGATGGACAATCCCAAGGAGGTCGGCGCGGACCGCATCATCAACGCGGTCGCCGCCGTCGAGCTCTATGGCGGCCCCGCGATCGTCGTCGACTTCGGCACGGCGACGACGTTCGACGCGGTCAGTGCGCGCGGGGAGTACGTCGGCGGGGTCATCGCCCCCGGCATCGAGATCTCGGTCGAGGCGCTCGGCGTACGCGGCGCCCAGCTCCGCAAGATCGAGGTGGCCCGGCCGCGCAGCGTGATCGGCAAGAACACCGTAGAGGCCATGCAGTCGGGCATCATCTACGGTTTCGCCGGCCAGGTCGACGGCGTCGTGAACCGGGTCGCCCGCGAGCTGGCCACCGACCCGGACGACGTCACGGTCATCGCAACGGGCGGACTCGCGCCGATGGTCCTGGGTGAGTCATCGGTAATCGACGAGCACGAGCCGTGGCTGACATTGATCGGGCTGAGACTGGTTTACGAGCGGAACGTCTCGCGTTCTTGA
- a CDS encoding BlaI/MecI/CopY family transcriptional regulator, with protein MSRVWKWNRPVTVREVLEDLQQERSIAYTTVMTVLDNLHQKGWVRREAEGRAYRYEAVSTRAAYAAALMNEAWSRSDNPAAALVAFFGMMSPEQRAALRDALRIVEGPESTSGETTAGESENPAAPEGDTGR; from the coding sequence ATGTCGCGGGTGTGGAAGTGGAACCGCCCGGTGACCGTTCGAGAAGTCCTGGAAGATCTTCAGCAGGAACGGTCCATCGCCTACACCACGGTGATGACCGTTTTGGACAATCTCCATCAGAAGGGCTGGGTGCGCCGCGAAGCGGAAGGCCGGGCCTATCGATATGAGGCGGTCTCCACCCGCGCCGCCTACGCGGCCGCGCTGATGAACGAGGCCTGGTCGCGGAGCGACAACCCGGCCGCCGCTCTCGTCGCCTTCTTCGGCATGATGTCGCCGGAACAGCGCGCTGCACTGCGTGACGCCCTCCGCATCGTGGAAGGCCCGGAATCGACGAGCGGCGAAACGACGGCCGGCGAAAGCGAGAACCCCGCCGCCCCCGAGGGCGACACCGGGCGATAA
- a CDS encoding amino-acid N-acetyltransferase: MPAEQSEVATRNAVTVRRARTSDVPAVRRLLDAYVRGGILLDKATVTLYEDIQEFWVAERDAGASAEVVGCGALHVMWEDLAEVRTLAVDPALKGAGVGHQLLGKLVETARWLGVRRVFCLTFEVDFFAKHGFVEIGETPVDPEVYAELLRSYDEGVAEFLGLERVKPNTLGNSRMLLHL, from the coding sequence ATGCCAGCAGAGCAGTCCGAAGTCGCCACCCGTAATGCCGTCACTGTCCGCCGGGCCAGGACCAGCGATGTCCCCGCGGTACGCCGACTCCTTGACGCCTACGTCCGCGGCGGCATCCTGCTCGACAAAGCCACGGTGACGCTTTACGAGGACATCCAGGAGTTCTGGGTCGCGGAACGGGATGCCGGTGCAAGTGCCGAGGTGGTCGGCTGCGGTGCACTGCACGTGATGTGGGAAGACCTCGCGGAAGTTCGTACTCTCGCAGTGGATCCCGCGCTCAAGGGTGCCGGCGTCGGACATCAGTTGCTGGGGAAGTTGGTGGAGACCGCCCGCTGGCTCGGCGTTCGCCGGGTATTCTGCCTGACCTTCGAAGTCGACTTCTTCGCGAAGCACGGCTTCGTGGAGATCGGTGAGACTCCCGTTGACCCCGAGGTCTACGCCGAGCTACTGCGTTCCTATGACGAGGGCGTCGCGGAGTTCCTGGGTCTCGAACGAGTGAAACCGAACACCTTGGGCAACAGCCGGATGCTTCTGCATCTGTGA
- a CDS encoding histone-like nucleoid-structuring protein Lsr2, with protein sequence MAQKVQVLLVDDLDGGEADETVTFALDGKTYEIDLTTANADKLRGLLDPYVKSGRRTGGRASGGRGKARAASGGSQDTAQIRAWAKENGYEVNDRGRVPASIREAYEKANA encoded by the coding sequence GTGGCACAGAAGGTTCAGGTCCTTCTTGTCGATGACCTCGACGGCGGCGAGGCGGACGAGACCGTGACGTTCGCGCTGGACGGCAAGACGTACGAGATCGATCTCACCACCGCCAATGCGGACAAGCTCCGCGGCCTTCTCGACCCGTACGTGAAGAGCGGTCGTCGTACCGGAGGCCGTGCTTCCGGGGGGCGTGGCAAGGCGCGCGCCGCTTCCGGTGGGAGTCAGGACACCGCGCAGATCCGTGCTTGGGCGAAGGAGAACGGTTACGAGGTCAATGACCGTGGCCGTGTTCCGGCGTCCATTCGCGAGGCTTACGAGAAGGCCAACGCCTGA